The following coding sequences are from one Chelonoidis abingdonii isolate Lonesome George chromosome 4, CheloAbing_2.0, whole genome shotgun sequence window:
- the PPP1R36 gene encoding protein phosphatase 1 regulatory subunit 36 isoform X1, translating to MEFTVSRGCYRDTSVNKASRSRTVLSAPGGLPSTMQPMIKIAPGVWYWKEDTKTLEFASSIPTADAKEKLKKGKAIHFQEMGSKTLDRSTPSVFRDLFGARFPEKRMNIQEEKSPRLSKRGQNECITLDDVKYAALFLVQEDESYHIPSFTAVMRSKQLDEFLMALLFYLSYYLEKIALEKKPKSFMVNPSALDQKELEETLTKLAGSKKQLAKVYCILILGLGRAEQHHMACGKRKTSSTQKDREFFECFYNFCTYVAWVVFRRKHFQEIQEEVGRLLRSDIFNPALREKNSPTLQKTDISADQRKVIFPYHRSVYARRPAIKSVVGQRSPVLSTLLPLPKDNAQYLFQNHYLHRGRTLPTCSSKDLPDYSTVELTPKVGIIGALRSKFNPHTLMPIGVIEEEEEKKEEQRTKRNSFSASSYNLVLSSSRGTQVGVSRPSMVLSRVTTEGDYSENG from the exons atGATAAAAATAGCCCCAGGGGTGTGGTACTGGAAAGAGGATACCAAAACACTTGAATTTGCAAG CTCCATTCCCACCGCAGATGCTAAAGAGAAACTCAAGAAGGGCAAAGCCATCCATTTTCAGGAAATGGGCAGTAAAACACTAGACAG ATCAACTCCTAGTGTGTTTCGAGATTTGTTTGGTGCAAGATTCCCTGAGAAAAGAATGAATATACAAGAAGAGAAATCCCCTAGGCTGTCGAAGCGGGGACAAAATGAGTGTATTACATTAGACGATGTTAAAT atgctgctttgtttcttgttcAAGAAGATGAATCATATCATATACCATCTTTTACAGCAGTTATGAG GAGTAAGCAGCTGGATGAGTTCCTCATGGCTCTGCTTTTCTATTTATCGTATTATCTGGAAAAAATTGCCCTGGAAAAGAAACCCAAATCTTTTATGGT aaaccCCAGTGCGTTAGACCAAAAAGAACTGGAAGAGACATTGACTAAGCTAGCAGGAAGCAAGAAACAGCTTGCCAAGGTGTACTGCATCCTTATTCTTGGACTAGGAAGGGCTGAGCAGCATCACATGGCTTGTGGAAA GAGAAAAACATCATCAACACAGAAGGACCGAGAGTTCTTTGAG TGCTTCTACAACTTCTGTACATATGTGGCCTGGGTGGTGTTCAGACGGAAGCACTTCCAAGAGATTCAGGAAGAAGTGGGCAGGCTTCTTCGCTCTGACATATTTAACCCCGCattgagagaaaagaacagccccaccctgcagaaaACAGATATCTCTGCCGATCAGAGGAAAGTTATCTTTCCCTATCACAG GAGTGTATATGCCAGACGCCCAGCGATAAAGAGTGTCGTTGGCCAGCGCTCACCGGTGCTCAGTACACTACTGCCCCTGCCCAAAGACAATGCTCAGTATCTCTTCCAGAACCATTACCTGCATCGGGGCAGAACCCTTCCAACCTGCAGCAGCAAGGACCTGCCGGACTATTCAACTGTTGAACTTACACCCAA GGTTGGCATCATTGGAGCCCTTCGCAGCAAGTTCAATCCCCACACTCTCATGCCTATTGGGGtgatagaggaggaggaggagaagaaggaagaacaaagaacaaagagaAACAGTTTCTCAGCCAGTTCATATAACCTAGTTTTGTCATCCTCCAGAGGCACCCAAGTTGGAGTCAGTCGCCCGAGCATGGTACTCTCAAGAGTAACTACGGAGGGGGACTACTCTGAGAATGGTTAA
- the PPP1R36 gene encoding protein phosphatase 1 regulatory subunit 36 isoform X2 — MGSKTLDRSTPSVFRDLFGARFPEKRMNIQEEKSPRLSKRGQNECITLDDVKYAALFLVQEDESYHIPSFTAVMRSKQLDEFLMALLFYLSYYLEKIALEKKPKSFMVNPSALDQKELEETLTKLAGSKKQLAKVYCILILGLGRAEQHHMACGKRKTSSTQKDREFFECFYNFCTYVAWVVFRRKHFQEIQEEVGRLLRSDIFNPALREKNSPTLQKTDISADQRKVIFPYHRSVYARRPAIKSVVGQRSPVLSTLLPLPKDNAQYLFQNHYLHRGRTLPTCSSKDLPDYSTVELTPKVGIIGALRSKFNPHTLMPIGVIEEEEEKKEEQRTKRNSFSASSYNLVLSSSRGTQVGVSRPSMVLSRVTTEGDYSENG, encoded by the exons ATGGGCAGTAAAACACTAGACAG ATCAACTCCTAGTGTGTTTCGAGATTTGTTTGGTGCAAGATTCCCTGAGAAAAGAATGAATATACAAGAAGAGAAATCCCCTAGGCTGTCGAAGCGGGGACAAAATGAGTGTATTACATTAGACGATGTTAAAT atgctgctttgtttcttgttcAAGAAGATGAATCATATCATATACCATCTTTTACAGCAGTTATGAG GAGTAAGCAGCTGGATGAGTTCCTCATGGCTCTGCTTTTCTATTTATCGTATTATCTGGAAAAAATTGCCCTGGAAAAGAAACCCAAATCTTTTATGGT aaaccCCAGTGCGTTAGACCAAAAAGAACTGGAAGAGACATTGACTAAGCTAGCAGGAAGCAAGAAACAGCTTGCCAAGGTGTACTGCATCCTTATTCTTGGACTAGGAAGGGCTGAGCAGCATCACATGGCTTGTGGAAA GAGAAAAACATCATCAACACAGAAGGACCGAGAGTTCTTTGAG TGCTTCTACAACTTCTGTACATATGTGGCCTGGGTGGTGTTCAGACGGAAGCACTTCCAAGAGATTCAGGAAGAAGTGGGCAGGCTTCTTCGCTCTGACATATTTAACCCCGCattgagagaaaagaacagccccaccctgcagaaaACAGATATCTCTGCCGATCAGAGGAAAGTTATCTTTCCCTATCACAG GAGTGTATATGCCAGACGCCCAGCGATAAAGAGTGTCGTTGGCCAGCGCTCACCGGTGCTCAGTACACTACTGCCCCTGCCCAAAGACAATGCTCAGTATCTCTTCCAGAACCATTACCTGCATCGGGGCAGAACCCTTCCAACCTGCAGCAGCAAGGACCTGCCGGACTATTCAACTGTTGAACTTACACCCAA GGTTGGCATCATTGGAGCCCTTCGCAGCAAGTTCAATCCCCACACTCTCATGCCTATTGGGGtgatagaggaggaggaggagaagaaggaagaacaaagaacaaagagaAACAGTTTCTCAGCCAGTTCATATAACCTAGTTTTGTCATCCTCCAGAGGCACCCAAGTTGGAGTCAGTCGCCCGAGCATGGTACTCTCAAGAGTAACTACGGAGGGGGACTACTCTGAGAATGGTTAA